One genomic region from Terriglobus aquaticus encodes:
- a CDS encoding ABC transporter permease yields MFSNIFLIARREYLERVRTRGFMIATILIPVLMAAGIGGSILIAKHSKSNSHLAVVSSDSRLATDLQNELEHGKDSEMTIDVISPPSDRTRANLNDLLRQKELDGYLWISPPRYAGGRPVLQYRQGSSADMATRSSVQHAIDTVLTRERLMQQGLSQQQVEDMMKPAELESTEAGQQDNTSANFAAAYVTFFLMYMVIMLYGMNVARSIIEEKTSRVFEVMLATVRPLEMMAGKVVGVGSVGLTQVGIWMLAAVLLTHTAIIAHYVGGGSSGISFSAAQVIFFIVYFLMGYLLYSAMAAALGAMTNSEQELQQLNMFLVLPLAGCMVALPLILSSPNNPWSRVLSLIPFCTPLLMYMRVSISPVPWYEIAASLVIMAITIYAILWVTSRIYRVGILMYGKKPNLPEIIRWVKYSG; encoded by the coding sequence ATGTTTAGCAACATCTTTCTGATCGCCCGTCGCGAATATCTGGAGCGCGTGCGTACCCGCGGCTTCATGATCGCGACGATCCTGATCCCAGTGCTCATGGCAGCAGGCATTGGCGGCTCCATCCTGATTGCCAAGCACAGCAAGTCCAATTCGCACCTGGCCGTTGTTTCGTCCGATAGCAGGCTCGCCACCGACCTGCAGAACGAGCTGGAACACGGCAAAGACTCAGAGATGACCATCGACGTCATCTCGCCGCCAAGCGATCGGACCCGCGCCAACCTCAACGACCTGCTTCGGCAGAAAGAGCTCGACGGATACCTCTGGATCAGCCCGCCGCGCTACGCGGGTGGCCGCCCCGTGCTGCAGTATCGCCAAGGTTCCTCGGCCGACATGGCAACGCGCTCCTCTGTGCAGCATGCGATTGATACGGTGCTTACGCGCGAGCGCCTGATGCAGCAGGGCCTCTCGCAGCAGCAGGTCGAAGACATGATGAAGCCGGCCGAACTGGAGTCCACCGAGGCAGGGCAGCAGGACAATACCAGCGCAAATTTCGCCGCGGCTTACGTCACCTTCTTCCTCATGTACATGGTCATCATGCTGTACGGCATGAACGTGGCCAGGTCCATCATCGAAGAAAAGACATCGCGTGTCTTTGAAGTCATGCTTGCCACGGTTCGACCGCTGGAAATGATGGCTGGCAAGGTTGTCGGGGTGGGCTCCGTCGGCCTGACGCAGGTCGGAATCTGGATGCTTGCAGCGGTGCTGCTCACGCACACCGCCATCATCGCGCACTACGTCGGTGGCGGCTCTTCGGGCATCTCGTTTTCCGCGGCTCAGGTCATCTTCTTCATCGTGTACTTCCTGATGGGCTACCTGCTTTACTCCGCCATGGCAGCTGCGCTGGGAGCCATGACCAACTCTGAGCAGGAACTGCAGCAGCTCAACATGTTTCTTGTACTTCCGCTGGCCGGCTGCATGGTCGCGTTGCCGCTCATCCTGAGCTCGCCCAACAATCCCTGGTCTCGTGTGCTGTCGCTCATCCCGTTCTGCACGCCCTTGCTCATGTACATGCGCGTCTCGATCTCGCCGGTGCCCTGGTATGAGATCGCGGCCTCCCTTGTGATCATGGCGATCACGATCTATGCCATCCTGTGGGTCACCAGCCGCATCTACCGCGTCGGTATCCTCATGTACGGCAAGAAGCCGAACCTGCCGGAGATCATCCGTTGGGTCAAGTACAGCGGATGA
- a CDS encoding adenine phosphoribosyltransferase translates to MSTPINCEPLKQLIRTVPDFPKPGILFYDITTLLKDKAGFAQMIDAFAAYYIDKHVDLVLGIEARGFIFGPAMAYRLNAGFVPVRKPKKLPAPVAKVTYDLEYGSDSLEIHLDAIQPGQRVVIVDDLLATGGTMQATVQLVRQLGGEIAGVAFAVELDFLKGRDKFPDVDVYSLLHYNE, encoded by the coding sequence ATGTCGACACCGATCAACTGTGAGCCGCTGAAGCAGCTCATTCGCACCGTGCCTGATTTTCCGAAGCCGGGCATTCTCTTTTACGACATTACGACGCTGCTGAAGGACAAGGCCGGATTCGCGCAGATGATCGACGCCTTTGCGGCGTACTACATCGACAAGCATGTGGACCTGGTGCTGGGCATCGAGGCGCGCGGATTCATCTTTGGGCCGGCGATGGCGTACCGCTTGAATGCTGGTTTTGTGCCGGTTCGCAAGCCGAAGAAGCTGCCGGCGCCGGTTGCGAAGGTCACTTACGACCTCGAGTACGGATCGGATTCGCTGGAGATCCATCTGGATGCGATCCAGCCTGGGCAACGCGTCGTGATCGTGGACGATCTGCTGGCGACGGGCGGAACCATGCAGGCGACCGTGCAACTGGTGCGCCAGTTGGGCGGCGAGATTGCTGGCGTGGCGTTTGCGGTGGAGCTGGACTTTCTGAAGGGGCGCGACAAGTTTCCCGACGTGGATGTGTACAGCCTGCTGCACTACAACGAGTAG
- a CDS encoding nuclease has protein sequence MRPVCTALLALVAIVSLAQESAAQSIGTVRTSSAQVQGMVSVSAGKSTIQNNATVTAGRETAEVDLTRGGAVRVCIGSAVSFSQAANGQPNAQRPLLFGLQHGATEITAPLLRSDAVVTPDLRIESSDPAPLDLHLRVNSAGDTCVENLGKNAPILHVTEQLSGAGYLVKPGQHIIFEKGSVRAVVSRPSTQCGCPRPGKGDDFPEAVSAGLVPSTVPAAPAGQQHTQVSAGMDYNGATGTASGPPLPDGTVPVTTAADAAHNGPAQPSATAASQASAAQTSRNPFSAIARFFHRLFGGK, from the coding sequence ATGCGCCCGGTCTGTACCGCTCTTCTCGCATTGGTTGCGATCGTGTCGCTTGCGCAGGAAAGTGCGGCACAAAGCATTGGGACGGTCCGCACCTCGAGCGCGCAGGTGCAGGGAATGGTTTCAGTGTCGGCTGGGAAGTCGACCATCCAAAACAACGCAACGGTGACCGCGGGCCGAGAAACCGCCGAGGTGGACCTGACCCGCGGCGGCGCGGTGCGTGTGTGCATCGGCAGTGCCGTCAGCTTTTCCCAGGCAGCCAATGGTCAGCCCAACGCGCAACGACCGCTGCTGTTCGGCTTGCAGCATGGCGCCACGGAGATCACGGCACCTCTGCTGCGAAGCGATGCCGTGGTCACACCAGACCTGCGGATCGAAAGCTCCGATCCGGCGCCGCTGGACTTGCACCTGCGCGTAAACAGCGCGGGCGACACCTGCGTTGAAAACCTGGGCAAGAACGCGCCGATCCTGCATGTGACCGAGCAGCTTAGCGGCGCCGGGTACCTGGTCAAGCCGGGCCAGCACATCATCTTCGAGAAGGGCAGCGTTCGTGCCGTGGTCAGCCGGCCTTCCACTCAGTGCGGTTGCCCCCGGCCGGGCAAAGGCGATGATTTCCCTGAGGCGGTCAGCGCGGGTCTGGTGCCTTCGACCGTTCCCGCCGCACCAGCCGGTCAGCAGCACACGCAGGTGTCCGCAGGCATGGACTACAACGGAGCCACCGGGACGGCGAGCGGTCCGCCGCTGCCGGACGGCACCGTGCCCGTGACCACGGCGGCAGATGCAGCCCACAACGGGCCTGCACAGCCGTCGGCAACGGCAGCGTCACAGGCGAGTGCTGCGCAAACATCGCGCAATCCGTTCAGTGCGATTGCGCGGTTCTTTCACCGTCTCTTCGGCGGCAAGTAG
- a CDS encoding acylphosphatase — protein sequence MIRHYQIEGRVQGVGFRWFVQREAAEIGLRGWVRNTDSGHVEAVAMGEPEQLSELEAALRKGSRGSRVDRVQVHELSDAEGAELGEFRIHGAM from the coding sequence GTGATTCGCCACTATCAGATCGAGGGCCGCGTACAGGGCGTTGGTTTCAGGTGGTTCGTGCAGCGCGAGGCCGCCGAGATCGGGCTTCGTGGTTGGGTGCGCAACACGGACAGCGGCCACGTGGAAGCGGTTGCCATGGGCGAGCCGGAGCAGCTCTCGGAACTGGAAGCTGCGCTGCGCAAAGGCTCGCGCGGTAGCCGCGTCGATCGCGTGCAGGTGCACGAGTTGAGTGATGCGGAAGGCGCCGAGTTGGGTGAGTTTCGCATCCACGGCGCGATGTAG
- a CDS encoding VWA domain-containing protein, with product MRGQSASAVEPATTTLHVSTQIVLLDVAVIDKKGRPANVRLDRDDFAVTEDGQAQRILSFEAPSQASASTHVFVLDQLNTAPADRAYYLISFQNYLRSLPETLANPTEFMVLTDTVLKIVQPATRKRADLLSAVAHLPGTDATMVNLESERLNRTLSALEQIALEGLGDPAKTAVVWLGPGYGIDFYAQPLTRRSQTQQYIRYLTNTFLESRMTLHVLFPPDFVLYSGFHLGSDSQAASAADPYGSGFNLRTLAAETGGSVYTATNDLVTAMRQALDLERGSYRLTYRPSETVVDGKFRHIRVTLRNPNLRVVTKSGYYAPEVQEQNTPQAMQVFQMAEAANATLPFQKLPLRVTHIDRSADGKSAEFTLFAEGKDLPWRPDEQETSLSEFTVGGLGLSKEGKRLSSNFRNVAMMTRSQDPLVLAGTTASFKLTLELPANVDRVRLVISSQQDGRLGCVDVDRAALTNATMAQRVPAPKP from the coding sequence TTGCGAGGTCAAAGCGCGAGCGCGGTCGAGCCTGCGACGACCACGTTGCATGTGAGCACGCAGATCGTGCTGCTGGATGTAGCGGTGATCGACAAGAAGGGCCGTCCGGCTAACGTGAGACTGGATCGCGACGACTTCGCCGTTACGGAGGATGGGCAAGCGCAACGCATCCTCTCGTTTGAGGCTCCGTCTCAGGCGTCAGCATCGACCCATGTGTTTGTGCTGGACCAATTGAACACCGCGCCTGCCGACAGGGCCTACTACCTGATCTCGTTCCAGAACTACCTGCGTTCGCTGCCTGAAACGCTCGCGAATCCGACCGAGTTTATGGTGCTGACGGACACGGTGTTGAAGATCGTGCAACCCGCTACGCGGAAGCGTGCCGACCTGCTCTCTGCCGTGGCGCACCTGCCAGGGACTGATGCGACGATGGTGAACCTGGAGTCGGAGCGCCTGAACAGAACCCTGAGCGCGTTGGAACAGATTGCGCTGGAGGGCTTGGGCGACCCTGCCAAGACTGCCGTGGTGTGGCTTGGCCCCGGCTACGGGATCGACTTCTATGCTCAGCCGCTGACCAGGCGATCGCAAACGCAACAGTACATCCGCTACCTGACGAACACGTTTCTGGAGAGCCGGATGACGTTGCATGTCCTGTTTCCTCCGGACTTCGTCTTGTATTCGGGCTTTCATCTGGGGTCCGATTCGCAGGCGGCGAGTGCCGCCGATCCATACGGCAGCGGCTTCAACCTGCGAACGCTGGCGGCGGAGACAGGCGGATCCGTTTACACAGCGACGAACGACCTGGTGACTGCGATGCGCCAAGCTCTTGACCTGGAACGCGGGTCATACCGGCTGACGTATCGCCCGAGCGAGACGGTAGTGGATGGCAAGTTCCGGCACATCCGCGTGACGCTGCGCAACCCCAACCTTCGCGTGGTGACGAAGAGCGGCTACTACGCTCCGGAGGTGCAGGAGCAGAACACACCGCAGGCGATGCAGGTGTTTCAGATGGCGGAAGCGGCGAACGCTACTTTGCCATTTCAGAAGCTACCGCTTCGGGTGACGCACATCGACCGATCCGCCGATGGGAAGAGTGCGGAGTTCACCCTGTTTGCGGAAGGAAAGGACCTGCCGTGGCGCCCCGATGAGCAAGAGACGAGCCTCTCGGAGTTCACGGTGGGTGGGCTGGGCCTGTCGAAGGAGGGCAAGCGGTTGTCGTCCAATTTCCGCAATGTTGCGATGATGACACGCTCCCAGGATCCGCTGGTGCTTGCCGGAACGACGGCGTCGTTCAAGTTGACGCTGGAGCTTCCGGCGAACGTGGATCGTGTGCGCCTGGTGATCAGCTCGCAACAGGATGGCCGGTTGGGATGTGTCGACGTTGACCGGGCGGCGCTTACCAACGCGACCATGGCGCAGCGGGTTCCGGCACCGAAGCCTTGA
- the efp gene encoding elongation factor P encodes MAIPATQMRPGMIIKHNDVLHAVFSVEHRTPGNLRAFIQAKLRNLRSGAMFEHRFRSGDAIERVIVDEVAMEFLYNDGDDYYFMDTETFEQTPLKRETLGDAVDYLLPNLNIHVSFYDGKPVGIELPGVVEMTIVETEPGIKSATASSVTKPAKTETGLVVQVPPFINEGEKIRIDTAEGAYMSRA; translated from the coding sequence ATGGCGATTCCCGCCACTCAAATGCGTCCGGGCATGATCATCAAGCACAACGACGTGCTGCATGCCGTTTTTTCGGTGGAGCACCGCACGCCCGGCAATCTGCGCGCCTTTATCCAGGCCAAGCTGCGCAACCTGCGCTCCGGCGCCATGTTCGAGCACCGCTTCCGCTCCGGCGACGCGATTGAGCGCGTCATCGTCGATGAAGTCGCGATGGAGTTCCTGTACAACGACGGCGACGATTACTACTTCATGGACACTGAGACGTTTGAGCAGACGCCGCTGAAACGCGAGACGCTGGGCGATGCGGTCGATTATCTTCTGCCCAATCTGAACATTCACGTGAGCTTTTATGACGGCAAGCCGGTGGGCATCGAGCTTCCTGGCGTAGTCGAGATGACCATCGTCGAGACCGAGCCGGGCATCAAGTCCGCCACTGCCAGCAGCGTGACCAAGCCGGCGAAGACCGAAACCGGTCTGGTCGTGCAGGTGCCTCCCTTCATCAACGAGGGCGAGAAGATTCGCATCGACACCGCGGAAGGCGCATACATGTCGCGGGCATAG
- a CDS encoding anthranilate synthase component II, whose translation MVFVLDNYDSFTYNLVQYMGELGAEVVVRRNDEVTPEEVEAMQPERIVISPGPCTPHEAGISIDLIRHFADAERQRQRRTPVLGVCLGHQSLGAAFGGDVVRAARLMHGKTSEIDHDGKTIFTGIAPRMVCTRYHSLVVKPETLPDELEVTARTQDPEGEVIMGLRHRELPIEGVQFHPESVLTRDGKQLLKNFLEL comes from the coding sequence ATGGTCTTCGTGCTGGACAACTACGATTCGTTCACCTACAACCTCGTCCAGTACATGGGCGAGCTCGGGGCCGAGGTCGTGGTGCGCCGCAACGACGAGGTGACGCCCGAAGAGGTGGAAGCCATGCAGCCAGAGCGCATCGTCATCTCGCCCGGGCCATGCACACCGCACGAGGCCGGCATCTCGATCGATCTGATCCGTCATTTCGCCGACGCGGAGCGTCAGCGCCAACGCCGCACGCCAGTGCTCGGCGTGTGCCTGGGCCACCAGTCACTCGGTGCGGCATTCGGCGGTGACGTCGTGCGCGCCGCGCGCCTGATGCACGGCAAGACCAGCGAAATCGACCACGACGGCAAGACGATCTTCACCGGCATCGCTCCCCGCATGGTCTGCACCCGCTACCACTCGCTGGTGGTCAAGCCTGAGACGCTGCCCGACGAACTTGAAGTAACGGCCCGCACCCAGGATCCGGAAGGCGAGGTCATCATGGGCCTGCGTCACCGCGAACTGCCGATCGAAGGCGTGCAGTTCCATCCGGAGAGTGTTCTGACCCGCGATGGCAAACAGCTTCTGAAGAACTTCCTGGAGCTGTAA
- the trpE gene encoding anthranilate synthase component I — translation MSTTSTNPAEATPDQKQFLLLKRKRHTLIPVFRTINADLETPVSAFLRVASAEPEAFLLESVEGGERVGRYTFIGVRPYRKLTAYGRTLTDTQGRKSRTFEGDVFQVLQQALSEHTPAKLPGLPPFTSGAVGFFSYDVVRQIERLPSTAADELHAPDACLMFFDEVLAFDHVKKQIFLIVTADLLREPDPEKAYRNALKRLDRMEKQVTAPLPAPLRKPKRKALGALELKPRTPKRDFLKAVDRVKEYVAAGDVFQCVLSQRFDCRPEVDAFEIYRALRIVNPSPYMYYLRFPLARGGANGAPEPAHIVGSSPELLVRVKDHHLDYRPIAGSRPRGDDEASDARLEEDLRRDAKETAEHVMLVDLGRNDLGRVSDFGTVQVKDLMVVERYSHIMHLVSSLRSRLRADLTAVDAFRSCFPAGTLSGAPKIRAMEIIEELEPARRGIYGGSILYADFSGNLDSCIAIRTLFMHGNEASVQAGAGIVADSVPATEFEECVNKSKAVVRAIERARAQASR, via the coding sequence ATGAGCACAACGTCGACCAACCCTGCAGAGGCAACGCCGGACCAGAAGCAATTCCTCCTGCTCAAGCGCAAGCGTCATACTTTGATCCCGGTCTTCCGCACCATCAATGCGGACCTGGAAACGCCCGTCTCCGCCTTCCTGCGCGTCGCTTCGGCCGAGCCCGAGGCGTTCCTGCTTGAGTCCGTGGAGGGCGGTGAGCGCGTTGGTCGCTATACCTTCATCGGCGTGCGTCCGTACCGCAAACTGACGGCGTATGGCCGCACCCTGACCGACACGCAAGGCAGGAAGAGCCGCACCTTTGAAGGCGACGTCTTCCAGGTGCTGCAGCAGGCGCTCAGTGAACACACACCGGCCAAGCTGCCAGGTCTGCCTCCGTTCACGTCGGGCGCGGTTGGATTCTTCAGCTACGATGTCGTGCGTCAAATCGAACGCCTGCCGTCCACCGCCGCCGACGAACTGCACGCGCCCGATGCCTGCCTCATGTTCTTCGACGAGGTACTGGCCTTCGACCACGTGAAGAAACAGATCTTCCTGATCGTCACCGCGGACCTGCTCCGTGAGCCGGATCCGGAGAAGGCCTACCGCAACGCGCTGAAGCGTCTCGACCGCATGGAGAAGCAGGTCACCGCACCGCTGCCAGCGCCTCTCCGCAAGCCGAAGCGCAAAGCTCTCGGCGCCCTGGAACTGAAGCCGCGCACGCCGAAGAGGGACTTCCTCAAGGCGGTTGATCGCGTGAAGGAATACGTTGCCGCCGGCGACGTCTTCCAGTGCGTTCTCTCCCAGCGTTTTGACTGCAGACCCGAGGTCGACGCGTTCGAGATCTATCGCGCGCTGCGCATCGTCAATCCTTCGCCCTACATGTACTACCTGCGGTTTCCGCTGGCGCGCGGCGGTGCAAACGGCGCACCCGAGCCCGCTCACATCGTGGGCTCGTCGCCGGAACTGCTCGTCCGCGTCAAGGATCATCACCTCGACTACCGTCCGATCGCTGGCAGTCGTCCGCGTGGAGACGATGAGGCCAGCGATGCCCGTCTGGAAGAAGACCTGCGCCGCGACGCCAAAGAAACCGCAGAGCACGTGATGCTGGTTGACCTGGGACGCAACGACCTGGGTCGCGTCAGCGACTTTGGCACCGTGCAGGTGAAAGACCTGATGGTGGTCGAGCGCTACTCGCACATCATGCACCTGGTCAGCTCGCTCCGCAGCCGTCTGCGCGCCGATCTGACCGCTGTCGACGCGTTCCGTTCCTGCTTCCCGGCCGGCACCCTGTCGGGTGCGCCAAAGATCCGCGCCATGGAGATCATCGAAGAACTGGAGCCGGCGCGCCGCGGTATCTACGGCGGCTCTATTCTTTACGCCGATTTCTCCGGGAATCTGGATAGCTGCATTGCGATTCGCACCCTCTTCATGCACGGCAACGAAGCATCCGTGCAGGCCGGCGCGGGCATCGTCGCAGATTCCGTGCCTGCGACCGAGTTCGAAGAGTGCGTCAACAAGAGCAAAGCCGTGGTGCGTGCCATTGAACGTGCGCGTGCCCAGGCCAGCCGATAA
- a CDS encoding ABC transporter ATP-binding protein — protein sequence MPTVQLNQVRKVYENKVAVEGLTLRIDPGTMFGLLGPNGSGKTSSIRMMIGITMPDSGTVELFDRPFTRDALKRVGYLPEERGLYKKMNVLDQLIFMGRLHGLNTMEAERRAKIWADRLQITEALPKKTEELSKGMQQKIQFIAALLHEPDLIILDEPFSGLDPVNGALLQDTMMELRSAGKAILFSTHRMDQVERMCDGIALIHRGRVVLQGGMREVKARYPRNRVEVVYEGDNSFLRNPEVAEVKEYTGRAEVTLRGEQPDAQPLLLDAVRSGVRIQKFEVKEPTLEEIFISAVGGRVDA from the coding sequence ATGCCTACTGTTCAACTGAATCAGGTTCGAAAAGTCTACGAGAACAAGGTCGCGGTTGAGGGCCTGACGCTGCGCATCGATCCCGGCACCATGTTCGGTCTCCTGGGCCCCAACGGCTCTGGCAAGACGTCGTCCATCCGCATGATGATCGGCATCACGATGCCGGACTCCGGCACGGTTGAACTCTTCGACCGGCCGTTCACGCGCGACGCCCTGAAGCGGGTGGGCTACCTGCCCGAAGAGCGCGGTCTGTACAAGAAGATGAACGTGCTCGATCAACTCATCTTCATGGGCCGGTTGCACGGTTTGAACACCATGGAGGCCGAACGCCGAGCGAAGATCTGGGCCGACCGTCTGCAAATAACCGAAGCCCTGCCCAAGAAGACTGAAGAGTTGAGCAAAGGCATGCAGCAAAAGATTCAGTTCATCGCTGCGTTGCTGCACGAACCCGACCTGATCATCCTTGACGAACCGTTCAGCGGCCTCGATCCCGTCAACGGCGCGCTTCTGCAGGACACCATGATGGAATTGCGCTCCGCCGGCAAGGCCATCCTCTTTTCAACGCACCGCATGGACCAGGTGGAGCGCATGTGCGACGGCATCGCCCTGATCCACCGCGGTCGAGTGGTGCTGCAGGGTGGTATGCGCGAGGTGAAGGCACGCTATCCGCGGAACCGCGTTGAGGTGGTGTACGAGGGCGATAACAGCTTCCTGCGCAACCCCGAAGTCGCCGAAGTCAAGGAGTACACGGGACGTGCGGAGGTCACGCTGCGTGGCGAGCAGCCGGATGCACAACCTCTGCTGCTCGATGCCGTGCGCAGTGGAGTCCGCATTCAGAAGTTTGAAGTCAAAGAACCGACGCTGGAAGAAATCTTCATCAGCGCAGTAGGAGGTCGCGTCGATGCATAA
- a CDS encoding alpha/beta fold hydrolase: MRVHEVKTPVLRLAYEESGPKKGERLLLVHGWPDSPRTWDKVLPVLHEAGYRTVVPYLRGYGPSEYRDSFFGKKPRRTGQPVAFAQDMIDLADALGMRSFHFIGHDWGARTAHALSALFPQRLKSMVTISVPFQPASQEAPSFPQARAFWYQWLLCTEPGAKKFREDPVAFGKAQWDAWSPHGWYTAADLAEAARSWTGKDFEGTVLHSYRSRWGHAEKDPRYAVLQTRFEATAHLSTPTLLIHGMEDNCTLAETTDGAGQYFTNGYRRILLEHSGHFPQREQPKETAAAILEHLQEHSA; the protein is encoded by the coding sequence ATGCGCGTTCATGAAGTGAAGACGCCGGTCTTGCGGCTGGCCTATGAAGAGAGCGGACCGAAAAAGGGCGAACGGTTGCTGCTGGTGCATGGCTGGCCGGATTCGCCGCGGACCTGGGACAAGGTGTTGCCCGTGCTGCATGAAGCGGGTTATCGCACGGTCGTTCCGTATCTGCGGGGCTACGGTCCAAGCGAGTATCGCGACAGCTTCTTCGGCAAGAAGCCTCGCCGGACCGGGCAGCCGGTCGCGTTTGCGCAGGACATGATCGACCTCGCGGATGCGCTGGGAATGCGCAGCTTTCATTTCATCGGCCATGATTGGGGTGCGCGGACCGCGCACGCGCTGTCGGCGTTGTTCCCGCAGCGGCTGAAGAGCATGGTGACGATTTCCGTGCCGTTTCAGCCGGCGTCGCAGGAGGCGCCATCGTTTCCGCAGGCGCGCGCGTTCTGGTATCAGTGGCTGTTGTGCACGGAGCCGGGCGCGAAGAAGTTCCGCGAAGATCCTGTTGCCTTTGGCAAGGCGCAGTGGGATGCGTGGAGCCCGCACGGCTGGTACACGGCAGCCGACCTGGCGGAGGCTGCGCGCAGTTGGACTGGCAAGGACTTTGAAGGCACGGTGCTGCACAGCTATCGCTCACGCTGGGGCCATGCGGAAAAGGATCCGCGCTACGCGGTACTGCAGACAAGATTCGAGGCAACGGCGCACCTGAGCACGCCGACCTTGCTGATCCACGGCATGGAAGACAACTGCACGCTCGCGGAGACGACGGACGGCGCGGGTCAGTACTTCACGAATGGCTACCGTCGCATTTTGTTGGAACACTCTGGGCACTTCCCGCAGCGCGAACAGCCGAAGGAGACCGCGGCCGCGATTCTGGAACATCTGCAGGAACATTCCGCGTGA
- a CDS encoding flavin reductase family protein yields MSETPQTTEPFLHFQMDTMKPSDSYKLLAALVVPRPIAWVVTQDANGIRNAAPYSFFNILSTDPPLLAVSFSAASDRDGKDSLANLRATGELVVNLVPEELAEAMSITAIDAPRGVDELAYADLALADSISVKPPRIAGSPAAFECVVHAEVPAGSNTIVLARIQHAHVRRSAFSDIERLHLDPAQLRLIGRMGGGTAGGYCRTQDLFEVPRPSWNR; encoded by the coding sequence ATGAGCGAGACACCGCAAACCACTGAGCCGTTCCTCCACTTCCAGATGGACACGATGAAGCCTTCGGACAGCTACAAGCTGCTCGCCGCACTCGTCGTGCCCCGGCCCATCGCGTGGGTTGTCACACAGGACGCAAACGGCATCCGCAACGCCGCACCTTACTCGTTCTTCAACATCCTCTCCACCGACCCGCCATTGCTGGCCGTGTCGTTCTCTGCAGCGTCTGACCGCGACGGAAAGGACAGCCTCGCAAACCTGCGCGCGACAGGAGAGCTGGTCGTGAACCTGGTGCCGGAAGAACTCGCGGAGGCGATGAGCATCACCGCCATCGACGCGCCGCGAGGCGTGGACGAGTTGGCCTACGCCGATCTCGCACTTGCCGACAGCATCTCCGTCAAACCACCACGCATCGCCGGTTCTCCTGCGGCGTTTGAGTGTGTCGTGCATGCGGAGGTTCCCGCGGGGTCAAACACCATCGTCCTTGCTCGCATTCAGCATGCACACGTACGCCGATCGGCATTCTCAGATATAGAGCGGCTGCACCTGGATCCCGCTCAGCTTCGCCTGATTGGCCGCATGGGCGGCGGGACCGCGGGCGGGTACTGCCGCACGCAGGACCTGTTCGAGGTCCCGCGGCCAAGCTGGAACCGCTAA